Proteins encoded by one window of Dendropsophus ebraccatus isolate aDenEbr1 chromosome 4, aDenEbr1.pat, whole genome shotgun sequence:
- the LOC138789144 gene encoding uncharacterized protein translates to MAEAYRNYTRDGLRSLCEQRGLEGGNRSKDQLIQALMEDDARPEQPVVSTPSSEAAEGPVLESMGHQRTGSASPQNGTDSPLPLILQQMADCDQALRLELIREFAAAAARERQAEREFTARQAEAERQHQLELARAQRSSNLPPNRESSETGHLKPRLDHFPVMEKDGDLDTFLRGFEKICRQYQLPCEQWARYLTPGLRGKALEVFVSLPRDKDGDYEAIKQALIQKYNLSPEMYRKRFRAMQRGPHDSYSDVVDGLNTNFHQWIEGLSIHTFEDLKDLMVKDQFLHLCPAEVRQFILDREPRDAAQAAKLADTYTANRAPHYQKPAVTSWKGGKQTSTKSVPATRPSGGFTPVVPTKPVADTRICFMCRKGGHISRDCPERKKPTPVPKSPVSPSTVLFVGGRGGKLSDNMQAVTVGNKITMGLRDTGAEITLVRPELVNEEDLIPGKTRTVTGIGGVSPALPMARVFLDWGAGSGIREVGVTDHIPTDVLLATDLGSLVSHYVPADVREDSQVPGISCESPSLVGASAEVYKDDLTVCTNPLNVINMGTNPDTNDIGNESDVYNQDCTRLPSVPLTPDLQQVGGTDCKYIAVVTRSGRGHSDTVSGSPPAVCIPAAGGSADSSQLTQGIRADEVMSGNSQSDWAQFQAALLTDGTLQKLRELADSTPAESDTERITWDQGRLYRQMIPTEDQPEWVQSRQLVVPRPFRERLLQVAHEIPLAGHLGIRKTQDRLKQRFYWPGMGKEVANFCRSCLVCQRMGKPGHVPKAPLIPLPIIDEPFQRVAVDIVGPIAVPSSSGKSYILTVVDYATRYPEAVALSSIRADKVADALLTIFSRVGFPKEMLTDQGTQFMSNLMECLCKKIQVQHLVASAYHPQTNGLCERFNGVLKQMLKMLVESHGRDWERYLPHLLFAYREVPQASTGFSPFELLYGRRVRGPLDLIKESWEGEVGHPDVSVVDYVLRFRERMETLTGLVQENMAQAQDSQKRWYDRNARERIYAVGQKVWVLVPMPQNKLQAAWEGPYTIHQRVNDVNYVVTIDHIRKKHKVFHVNMIKAHVERDMCVMPVCSLPEEGESDSLVDIVADAKTEGTLAEAQLNPQLTETQKSQLWAVLNPFLSTFTGKPGRTSLAVHHVDTGAHLPIRQSAYRVSLEVRADMKREIEEMLGMGVIQRSHSSWASPVVLIPKKDRTTRFCGDYRKLNAITVFDAYPMPRIEELLDQLAGAQYITIMDLSRGYWQIPMSKEAQERSAFITPFGLYEYVVMPFGMKNAPATFQRLVNQLLEEFEGFAVAYLDDIAVFSQTWEDHLSHLSQVLQRIQTAGLTIKPGKCQMAMTEVQYLGHRVGGGTLRPEQGKVEAIVAWPTPKTKKQVMSFLGTAGYYRKFIPNYSTLAKPLTDLTKKRLPQVISWTPDCEQALTALKRALASAPVLQSPDFNRQFIVQTDASAYGLGAVLSQVNAAGEEHPILYLSRKLLSREVAYATVEKECLAIVWALQKLQSYLYGRRFTVITDHNPLSWLHRVAGDNGKLLRWSLALQQYEFTIQHKKGSNHGNADGLSRQGEVVEDGVGY, encoded by the coding sequence ATGGCGGAGGCATATCGAAATTACACGAGAGATGGGCTACGCAGTCTTTGTGAGCAAAGAGGTCTGGAAGGAGGGAATCGCAGTAAAGACCAGCTGATCCAAGCATTGATGGAAGATGATGCCCGGCCAGAGCAGCCTGTGGTCTCCACACCATCATCGGAGGCAGCAGAGGGTCCGGTTCTGGAATCAATGGGGCACCAACGTACTGGTAGCGCCAGTCCGCAGAATGGTACGGACTCTCCTTTACCTTTGATTCTCCAACAGATGGCCGACTGCGACCAAGCTTTGCGGTTGGAGCTTATACGGGaatttgcagcagcagcagcacgcgAACGCCAAGCTGAACGAGAATTCACCGCACGACAGGCAGAGGCCGAGAGGCAGCATCAGCTGGAACTAGCACGTGCCCAGAGGTCCAGTAATTTGCCACCCAACCGTGAGTCCAGTGAGACGGGACACCTTAAACCCCGTTTAGATCACTTCCCggtgatggagaaggatggggACCTGGACACGTTTCTCAGAGGCTTTGAGAAAATTTGCAGACAGTACCAGTTGCCTTGTGAGCAGTGGGCGCGGTACTTGACCCCAGGACTGAGAGGCAAAGCCCTGGAGGTTTTTGTCTCCTTGCCCAGAGACAAGGACGGTGACTATGAGGCCATTAAGCAAGCCCTCATCCAGAAATACAATCTCTCGCCAGAGATGTATCGGAAACGATTCCGGGCTATGCAGCGTGGACCTCATGACAGTTACTCAGATGTCGTTGATGGATTGAACACCAACTTTCACCAGTGGATCGAAGGACTGTCTATCCACACCTTTGAGGATCTCAAAGACCTGATGGTCAAGGATCAGTTTTTGCACCTGTGTCCCGCAGAAGTTCGTCAGTTCATCTTGGACCGAGAACCCAGAGACGCAGCGCAAGCAGCCAAGCTGGCCGACACCTACACTGCCAATCGGGCCCCGCACTATCAGAAGCCGGCAGtgaccagctggaaagggggtaAGCAGACTTCTACCAAATCTGTCCCTGCTACTCGACCCTCTGGGGGTTTTACCCCTGTGGTCCCCACCAAACCTGTTGCTGATACCCGCATCTGTTTTATGTGTCGCAAAGGGGGACATATTAGTCGAGACTGTCCCGAGAGAAAGAAACCAACCCCTGTGCCCAAATCACCGGTTTCCCCATCTACTGTTTTGTTTGTGGGTGGACGGGGAGGGAAGCTCAGTGATAACATGCAGGCCGTTACAGTGGGTAACAAAATCACGATGGGCTTGAGGGACACTGGGGCGGAGATCACCCTTGTTCGCCCTGAACTGGTGAACGAAGAGGACTTAATCCCTGGGAAAACACGAACTGTGACTGGGATTGGAGGAGTGAGCCCCGCTTTGCCCATGGCGAGGGTATTTCTTGACTGGGGGGCTGGGAGTGGAATAAGGGAGGTGGGAGTGACGGATCATATTCCCACGGATGTCTTATTAGCCACTGATCTTGGTTCCTTAGTCTCCCACTATGTACCTGCTGATGTCAGGGAGGATTCACAGGTTCCTGGCATTTCGTGTGAATCCCCCTCATTGGTTGGTGCTAGTGCGGAGGTCTATAAAGATGACCTCACTGTTTGTACTAACCCTTTAAATGTGATAAACATGGGTACTAATCCTGATACCAATGACATAGGTAATGAATCTGATGTATATAACCAGGACTGTACCAGGCTTCCATCTGTTCCCCTCACCCCTGATCTTCAGCAGGTGGGCGGAACAGATTGTAAGTACATAGCTGTGGTGACGCGTAGTGGGCGgggccactctgacacagtgagtGGAAGCCCCCCTGCGGTGTGtataccagcagctggagggtcagcTGACAGCTCACAGCTGACTCAAGGCATTAGAGCAGACGAGGTGATGTCTGGCAACTCTCAAAGTGACTGGGCCCAATTTCAGGCAGCTTTGCTGACTGATGGGACGTTACAGAAACTGAGAGAGCTGGCTGATAGCACCCCGGCTGAATCGGATACCGAGCGGATAACCTGGGATCAGGGCCGTCTCTATAGGCAGATGATTCCCACCGAGGATCAACCGGAATGGGTGCAGAGTAGGCAGCTGGTAGTGCCTCGTCCATTCCGGGAGCGACTACTGCAAGTGGCCCATGAGATACCCCTCGCAGGCCACCTGGGTATCCGCAAGACCCAGGACCGGTTGAAACAGCGTTTCTATTGGCCGGGTATGGGAAAAGAAGTGGCTAACTTCTGCCGGTCATGTCTGGTCTGTCAAAGGATGGGAAAGCCTGGGCATGTTCCCAAGGCTCCCCTCATCCCTTTACCGATCATAGATGAGCCGTTCCAGCGGGTGGCCGTAGATATTGTAGGACCGATAGCAGTACCCAGTAGTTCTGGCAAAAGCTACATTCTGACCGTGGTAGATTATGCTACTAGGTACCCAGAAGCAGTTGCCCTATCCTCCATCAGGGCCGATAAAGTTGCGGATGCACTTCTCACCATCTTTTCCCGAGTAGGATTTCCTAAGGAGATGCTGACGgatcagggaacacagtttatgtCTAACTTGATGGAGTGCCTCTGCAAGAAAATACAGGTGCAGCATCTGGTCGCCAGTGCCTATCACCCACAGACTAATGGTCTGTGTGAGCGGTTCAATGGCGTCCTCAAGCAGATGCTCAAGATGCTTGTGGAGTCCCACGGACGGGACTGGGAGCGGTACCTCCCGCACCTGCTATTTGCTTACAGAGAAGTACCTCAGGCATCCACTGGGTTCTCTCCGTTTGAGCTCCTCTATGGAAGACGAGTACGGGGTCCCCTAGATCTCATCAAGGAATCCTGGGAGGGAGAAGTGGGTCACCCTGACGTCTCGGTCGTAGACTATGTACTAAGATTCAGGGAGAGGATGGAAACCCTGACCGGCCTGGTTCAGGAGAACATGGCCCAGGCGCAGGATAGTCAGAAAAGGTGGTACGACCGAAATGCCCGAGAGCGCATTTACGCCGTCGGACAAAAGGTGTGGGTACTAGTACCCATGCCTCAAAACAAGCTGCAGGCCGCATGGGAAGGtccttacaccattcaccagcggGTGAATGATGTGAACTATGTCGTCACTATTGATCATATTCGCAAGAAGCACAAAGTGTTTCATGTTAACATGATCAAGGCCCATGTGGAGCGTGACATGTGCGTCATGCCAGTGTGCAGTCTGCCAGAGGAAGGGGAGAGTGACAGTCTAGTTGACATCGTAGCTGACGCAAAGACCGAGGGGACCCTAGCCGAGGCCCAGCTGAACCCACAGCTAACAGAGACCCAGAAGTCCCAGCTGTGGGCGGTGCTGAACCCTTTCCTGTCCACGTTCACGGGGAAACCAGGGAGGACTAGCCTTGCGGTGCACCATGTAGACACGGGTGCGCACCTCCCTATCCGACAGTCAGCCTACCGGGTCTCCTTAGAGGTGCGGGCGGACATGAAGAGGGAGATAGAGGAGATGTTGGGCATGGGCGTGATCCAGAGATCCCATAGCTCATGGGCCTCACCGGTTGTTCTTATCCCTAAGAAAGACCGGACAACTCGTTTTTGTGGGGACTATCGGAAACTGAATGCCATCACGGTGTTCGATGCGTATCCGATGCCCCGCATTGAAGAGTTACTGGATCAGCTCGCCGGTGCCCAATACATCACGATTATGGACTTAAGTAGGGGATACTGGCAGATTCCCATGTCCAAAGAAGCCCAGGAGAGGTCAGCCTTCATCACGCCATTTGGGCTGTACGAGTATGTTGTCATGCCCTTTGGCATGAAGAATGCCCCTGCCACATTTCAGCGCTTGGTTAACCAGCTGCTCGAGGAGTTTGAAGGGTTTGCAGTAGCTTACCTGGATGACATCGCTGTGTTTAGTCAGACCTGGGAGGATCACCTGTCCCACCTGTCACAGGTGCTACAGCGGATCCAAACAGCCGGGCTGACAATCAAGCCTGGAAAGTGTCAGATGGCCATGACAGAGGTCCAGTACCTTGGACACAGAGTAGGGGGAGGGACCTTGAGACCCGAACAAGGTAAGGTGGAGGCTATTGTAGCCTGGCCCACCCCCAAGACCAAAAAGCAGGTGATGTCCTTTCTAGggactgcagggtactataggaaGTTCATTCCCAACTATAGCACCCTTGCAAAACCCTTAACGGACCTCACAAAAAAGAGATTGCCACAAGTGATTAGTTGGACCCCAGATTGTGAGCAAGCTCTAACGGCGCTAAAGCGGGCCCTGGCAAGCGCACCAGTCTTGCAAAGCCCCGACTTTAACCGCCAATTCATCGTCCAGACTGACGCCAGCGCATATGGCCTAGGCGCTGTGCTCAGTCAGGTCAATGCAGCAGGGGAAGAGCATCCCATACTTTACCTGAGTAGGAAACTGCTATCTAGGGAAGTAGCATACGCCACGGTGGAGAAAGAGTGCTTAGCCATTGTGTGGGCCCTGCAGAAGTTGCAGTCGTACCTGTATGGGCGCCGATTTACGGTCATTACTGATCACAACCCTCTGAGTTGGTTACACCGGGTAGCTGGTGACAACGGGAAGTTGCTGAGGTGGAGTTTGGCGCTGCAGCAGTATGAGTTCACCATTCAACACAAGAAGGGAAGTAATCATGGTAATGCCGACGGATTGTCCCGGCAGGGCGAAGTGGTCGAGGATGGCGTGGGATATTGA